The proteins below are encoded in one region of Chitinophagales bacterium:
- a CDS encoding aminotransferase class IV family protein → MQYINFNGELMAEDAAIFSAHNRLRMGDGFFESMRIFNGSIAFSESHIGRIERNTNTLQMELSAFNLAAEVEKLLKKNMVENGRVRIQFYRVGEGRYLPLSHKAGFVIEVENDSVLRYHCHSVNRVGISSRYFKSTHFLGNIKSSSALLHVMASLEAAAQQWCDIILLNEQGFVCEASSSNIFMVEKNGCVVTPPLSSGCVSGVMRHVAMEIIHSLGVNVVEKNIPPEALLNAQEVFFTNASKGIQSVAKIAATSYQSLLAERITRALNKQLLI, encoded by the coding sequence ATGCAGTATATCAACTTTAATGGTGAGTTAATGGCAGAAGATGCTGCAATATTTTCTGCGCATAACAGATTGCGCATGGGCGATGGCTTTTTTGAAAGTATGCGGATTTTCAATGGCTCCATTGCATTTTCAGAAAGCCATATCGGTAGAATTGAACGGAATACAAATACCCTACAAATGGAACTTTCAGCCTTTAATTTAGCTGCTGAAGTTGAAAAGCTATTGAAAAAAAACATGGTTGAAAATGGTAGAGTTCGGATTCAATTTTATAGAGTGGGCGAGGGGCGCTATTTGCCATTAAGTCATAAAGCCGGATTTGTAATTGAGGTAGAAAACGATAGTGTGTTGCGCTACCATTGCCATTCAGTGAATAGAGTTGGGATCAGTTCTAGATATTTTAAATCTACCCACTTTTTAGGAAATATAAAATCGTCCAGTGCCTTGTTGCATGTTATGGCTTCGCTGGAAGCAGCAGCGCAGCAATGGTGCGATATAATTTTACTGAACGAACAAGGCTTTGTGTGCGAAGCATCGAGTTCGAATATTTTTATGGTTGAAAAAAATGGATGCGTAGTTACTCCACCACTAAGTTCTGGCTGTGTTAGTGGTGTAATGCGCCATGTAGCAATGGAGATTATACATTCTTTAGGAGTAAATGTGGTAGAAAAAAATATTCCTCCCGAAGCACTCTTGAATGCACAAGAAGTGTTTTTCACAAATGCTTCGAAAGGAATACAAAGTGTGGCAAAAATTGCTGCCACTTCTTATCAATCTTTACTGGCAGAAAGGATTACAAGAGCATTAAACAAACAGCTGCTTATTTAA
- a CDS encoding OmpA family protein has translation MKKALLILSTIIHLTPIVGFSQYFLGLRASQYGGVTNVGFNPAIAGDRHRFDMTLIGLGVSAGNNYVGIDPKVFLKKNYINSDVDFQETYLKERLNGKNKNVYAALQVQGPLSFMFTFGKKKENHKNAIAVTWNINHVTNIDNVSQKLARVSYWGVGNKADSIEPFNYQRIKEGDLSAQTMTWVDYSFTYSREVYNKGDHYVKVGGTLKFIQGIISGNAVLRNADIRWQNYDTLSIYNTSGVLDVNSVAPTTKEYFEKDRGDNAGQYVKDAFKLLDGGFSAAGDLAAVYEWRPQRDKYLYKMDGKEWYDIGKSLYTIQAGFSMTDLGRVRFKRSEYSYEFNVNKQDWYVNDFKANDGLQSIGDTIRLTPGFDIVQSQKTKPTYTMWLPTRFNFWVDYNPFHFFGIHALASVAPRMSRDNSVHHITTFTFTPHLDWTYFGFYLPVSYDMLGNVGLGTTLRIGPLIVGTSDLLGLMGAKKFMYNGDVHVALKVPILARKHRDRDKDFVSNREDKCKKEKGSWEARGCPDRDNDGILDTEDKCPDVPGPRTTQGCPDRDGDGVLDMNDSCPDEKGVVELHGCPDMDSDGVADKDDECPELAGVVALKGCPDRDGDGVPDKDDTCVDVPGDPAHKGCPDSDGDGLYDNEDDCPREAGPKENKGCPYKDTDGDGVLDKDDECPTTFGDKSNKGCPKLAKKELEIIKYAFENLEFETAKDVIRPSSFISLNGLAKLLVDKPTYGLTIEGHTDSDGDEQKNLVLSQKRAEAVKRYLIGKGVDGAKLETEGFGETKPIADNKTKEGKQKNRRVEMKIVFK, from the coding sequence ATGAAAAAGGCACTACTCATTCTTTCTACCATCATACACCTTACGCCAATCGTGGGATTTTCTCAATACTTTCTTGGTTTACGCGCCAGCCAATATGGCGGTGTTACCAATGTAGGTTTTAATCCTGCCATTGCAGGCGATAGGCATCGTTTCGATATGACATTGATTGGGCTAGGCGTTTCGGCAGGTAACAACTATGTAGGTATCGATCCTAAGGTTTTCTTGAAGAAGAACTATATAAATTCCGATGTAGATTTTCAAGAAACATACTTAAAAGAAAGACTCAACGGAAAAAATAAAAACGTGTATGCCGCACTCCAAGTACAAGGCCCACTTTCATTCATGTTTACTTTCGGAAAAAAGAAAGAAAATCATAAAAATGCCATTGCCGTTACTTGGAATATCAACCACGTTACCAATATTGATAATGTAAGCCAAAAACTTGCACGTGTATCGTATTGGGGCGTGGGAAATAAAGCAGATTCAATAGAGCCATTTAATTACCAAAGAATAAAAGAGGGCGATTTAAGTGCTCAAACTATGACTTGGGTAGATTATAGCTTTACATACTCGCGCGAGGTTTACAATAAAGGCGACCATTATGTAAAAGTTGGTGGCACACTTAAATTTATTCAAGGTATAATTAGCGGCAATGCAGTTTTAAGAAATGCAGATATTCGTTGGCAGAACTACGATACACTTTCTATTTACAACACATCCGGAGTTTTAGATGTAAACTCGGTAGCTCCTACCACTAAAGAATATTTTGAAAAAGATCGTGGCGATAATGCTGGGCAATATGTAAAGGATGCATTTAAACTATTAGATGGAGGTTTTTCTGCTGCCGGAGATTTGGCTGCTGTTTACGAATGGCGGCCACAACGCGATAAATACCTATACAAAATGGATGGAAAAGAGTGGTACGATATAGGTAAAAGTTTATACACCATTCAAGCAGGCTTTTCTATGACCGATTTAGGCAGGGTTCGTTTTAAACGTTCAGAGTATAGCTATGAATTTAATGTAAACAAGCAAGATTGGTATGTTAATGATTTCAAGGCCAACGATGGATTGCAAAGCATTGGCGACACCATTCGCTTAACACCCGGATTTGATATAGTACAATCACAAAAAACAAAACCTACTTATACCATGTGGTTGCCAACACGGTTCAATTTTTGGGTAGATTACAATCCATTTCATTTCTTCGGCATACACGCATTAGCAAGTGTGGCACCGCGCATGAGCCGCGATAATAGTGTTCACCATATCACCACATTTACCTTTACACCGCATTTAGACTGGACTTATTTTGGGTTTTACCTACCTGTTTCGTACGATATGCTTGGAAATGTAGGACTTGGAACTACATTAAGAATTGGTCCGCTCATTGTAGGTACAAGTGATCTATTGGGCTTAATGGGAGCCAAAAAATTCATGTATAATGGAGATGTACACGTGGCGTTGAAAGTGCCGATACTTGCACGCAAACACCGCGATCGCGATAAAGATTTTGTATCAAACAGAGAAGATAAATGTAAAAAAGAAAAAGGAAGCTGGGAAGCCCGCGGTTGCCCAGATCGCGACAATGATGGTATTTTAGATACAGAAGATAAATGCCCAGATGTACCCGGTCCGCGTACAACACAAGGCTGTCCGGATCGCGATGGCGATGGCGTGCTGGATATGAACGATAGTTGCCCCGATGAAAAAGGCGTGGTAGAATTACATGGCTGCCCGGATATGGATAGTGATGGCGTAGCCGATAAAGATGATGAGTGTCCGGAATTGGCAGGTGTTGTTGCTTTAAAAGGTTGCCCGGATCGCGATGGCGATGGCGTACCTGATAAAGATGACACGTGTGTAGATGTACCTGGCGATCCTGCTCACAAAGGTTGCCCCGATAGCGATGGCGATGGCTTGTACGACAATGAAGACGATTGCCCTCGCGAAGCCGGACCAAAAGAAAATAAAGGCTGCCCTTACAAAGATACCGATGGCGATGGCGTATTGGATAAAGATGATGAATGTCCAACAACTTTTGGAGATAAATCCAATAAAGGCTGTCCTAAATTGGCGAAGAAAGAGTTGGAAATAATTAAGTACGCATTTGAAAATTTAGAGTTTGAAACTGCCAAAGATGTTATTCGCCCAAGCAGTTTTATTTCGCTGAATGGATTGGCAAAGTTATTGGTAGATAAACCAACCTATGGATTGACAATAGAGGGACACACCGATAGCGATGGCGATGAACAAAAGAACCTTGTATTGTCGCAAAAACGTGCAGAAGCTGTAAAACGCTACTTAATCGGAAAAGGTGTAGATGGTGCCAAACTTGAAACCGAAGGTTTTGGCGAAACCAAACCTATTGCCGATAACAAAACCAAAGAAGGTAAACAGAAAAACCGTAGGGTAGAAATGAAGATAGTGTTTAAATAA
- a CDS encoding T9SS type A sorting domain-containing protein, which yields MKKFLSLLVMLAFNVACIYAQCSGCNTTVNSSNGTNRSVDNNKKLCFIGGTFTGKITKIKSNGRICVAAGATFSPSEIKNFEGTIDVYGTANLPAFTPSSGAKINNYGTVNFTGGITFNNDLDIVNSSNGTMHFASSTTLGNNSSIVNNGKIYFAGDLSVPSGNTFTNNNIARFSNNISTGGSFTNSGLLVAVNAFAVTGGTFVNNCRLVALSFTNTGSSTTNKGLIWVAGGSSAVQFNGGTFTQTSNGEVRGVHFQNAATVKGSGKYYFTGTTTNTSSFGSDGGGINFYDVQVSGGGSKKFDNQNSSPHNSVVRTAFTPSDTAGAAPGNCSSNYCSPISANAGSNQASCNGSSSFTMSANSVSGATGVWTVVSGTATISNTSSPTAVVTITSGSAATLRWTLSNSCTSSSSDVSLSLSSFTVNSTTTNSTCGLCSNGTIAITPNGGDAPYNFTWSDGISSQNRTGLAAGSYSVTVRDNNGCTITHNDTIYLPLAVNIASLSACNIASGGAAQANPSGGKAPYQYSWNTGETTQNISNLTSGNYTVTVTDGQSNTAVQTVTISNTIVNISFSPAAPVICSGSSIQVTASGALSYSWSPSTGLSASNIANPIANPTSTTTYTVSTIASTNDLVTNGDFSLSNTGFTGAYGFVSETDNNAVGGKGLYPEGRYAIDADAKDYHPNFAGKGRGGSGNFMIINGAVIAGQAVWKQTILVQPNTSYNFSTYISSVNPANPANLRFQINGVVLGPNIVASTTVGRWDKFTATWYSGSNTSAQIAIINDNTIAGGNDFGLDDISFTSTCISSSQLTVTVNQPPVVGFTKTDITCRGLTNGTATVAGSGTVAPYTYTWSNGSTNATISNLAVGTYTVTVRDNKTCTKAGSIAIAQPAVLSVVATPTNVSCKGAADGSVSLAISGGTAPYTFTWSNGATSQNITNLAPGTYSVTVHDAHSCTPAITAAAITQPNAVLASTLNVTNVSCNGGSNGAIAQNVSGGTAPYTYAWSTGATTANISGRPAGTYSVTITDSKGCTLEKSANITQPEAATVANAGADIGNCNSLLFTMAANTPVIGSGTWSVVSGIAVITAPTSPTSLVTVTGTSATLKWTITNGSCGSTSDNVVLSNTVASVSANAGADITRVNGSSTFVMAANTPASGATGLWTLVSGTASIASPSSKNSNVTVLVGNEALLEWKVTKGNCEARDTMQIKHIFPYSGCVAINSGEWNVATTWAGNCNGGNGYPGINDTAIISGKTVTVSGTSACQLLQMSNELGVASLNIHNSGQLTIVKDIQLDASAQNTVKIDLAGNAKLFLGGTIVRNQPPMNYGKITSAQASTIYLNGTAQQVLATSRGRGSDGIEYQNVVFNNSSGISPAFIAEGRVDVLNSIALQNGCIDMGRDTIMLSNNEHTSVTGGSNNSFVIGQFCRYIGQSGKTYRWSVGRSGQQGEYWFELKNNLLVGTSYVCVEFDSVPEDTKAGINFSDNDMNAQNLSPEGIWRVEPNAQPILGSYNVTVSTQNFSGLVDGKFGLLKRPRGSSVSSWGKGGGLLPALGDPLRLISSLNTALNTLTSFSEFGIGNEGGSALPVKLTLFEAKPIENKFIRLKWVTETEIDNMGFEIHRSADGLDFNNIGWVNGNGNTTETKTYSYDDKTIDANIRYYYRLKQIDFDGDSEFSPIASAEIRNHGGVLEIGDFTPNPAKNSTAINITTDSDMDAQFTFIDMMGKVAKQGLVSFTKGSHLYYFDINELVAGNYIVAITTSDSKHSKKLVVY from the coding sequence ATGAAAAAATTTCTCTCCCTATTGGTAATGCTAGCATTTAATGTGGCTTGCATTTATGCCCAATGTTCGGGTTGTAACACTACCGTAAACAGCAGCAATGGCACTAATCGGTCGGTAGATAACAACAAAAAACTATGTTTTATAGGAGGTACATTCACAGGAAAAATTACCAAAATAAAGTCAAATGGTAGAATTTGTGTTGCTGCCGGAGCTACATTTTCTCCATCGGAAATTAAAAACTTCGAAGGAACTATTGATGTGTATGGCACGGCCAACTTACCTGCATTTACGCCATCTTCGGGTGCTAAGATAAACAACTACGGTACTGTAAATTTTACGGGAGGCATTACTTTTAATAACGATTTAGATATTGTAAACAGTTCAAATGGTACGATGCACTTTGCATCATCTACTACATTAGGCAACAATTCCAGTATTGTCAATAATGGTAAAATATATTTTGCTGGCGATTTATCGGTGCCATCGGGCAATACTTTTACTAATAACAATATTGCACGTTTTTCAAACAATATCTCTACCGGAGGTTCTTTTACAAATAGTGGCTTGTTAGTGGCAGTAAATGCTTTTGCTGTTACGGGAGGCACTTTTGTAAATAACTGCCGTTTGGTGGCTTTGTCTTTTACCAATACAGGTTCCTCAACTACCAATAAGGGTTTAATATGGGTTGCGGGTGGATCTTCTGCCGTGCAATTTAATGGAGGAACTTTTACGCAAACGTCTAATGGAGAAGTAAGAGGCGTGCATTTTCAAAATGCTGCTACTGTTAAAGGTTCAGGCAAATACTATTTTACGGGAACCACTACTAACACAAGTAGCTTTGGGAGCGATGGTGGAGGCATTAACTTTTACGATGTACAAGTTTCCGGTGGGGGCTCAAAAAAATTCGACAACCAAAATTCAAGTCCCCATAATTCTGTAGTTAGAACTGCTTTTACGCCAAGCGATACTGCAGGGGCGGCTCCCGGAAATTGTTCTTCTAACTATTGTTCGCCCATAAGTGCCAATGCCGGAAGCAATCAGGCAAGTTGCAATGGCTCAAGCTCATTTACAATGTCTGCAAATTCAGTTTCCGGTGCTACCGGAGTTTGGACTGTTGTAAGCGGTACCGCTACTATAAGCAATACTTCATCTCCTACTGCGGTGGTTACTATTACAAGCGGTTCTGCGGCTACACTACGTTGGACATTAAGCAACTCTTGTACATCTAGCAGTAGCGATGTTTCACTTTCTCTATCGAGTTTTACAGTAAACTCTACTACTACAAACAGCACTTGCGGTTTATGTAGCAATGGTACTATTGCTATTACACCAAACGGAGGAGACGCTCCTTACAATTTTACATGGAGCGATGGTATTTCAAGCCAAAACAGAACAGGATTGGCAGCAGGTAGTTATTCGGTAACGGTGCGAGATAATAATGGTTGTACCATTACCCACAACGATACCATTTACCTTCCATTAGCAGTAAATATTGCAAGTTTAAGTGCCTGCAATATTGCAAGTGGCGGTGCGGCACAAGCAAATCCGAGTGGAGGAAAAGCTCCATATCAATACAGTTGGAACACAGGCGAAACCACACAAAACATTTCGAATTTAACCTCTGGAAATTATACAGTAACGGTAACAGATGGACAAAGCAATACGGCAGTGCAGACTGTAACAATTTCTAATACGATTGTAAATATTTCATTTAGTCCCGCAGCACCTGTAATCTGTAGTGGCAGTAGCATTCAAGTTACAGCGAGTGGTGCATTGTCTTATAGTTGGTCGCCATCTACGGGTTTAAGCGCTTCTAATATTGCCAACCCAATTGCTAATCCTACTTCAACTACAACTTATACCGTATCTACTATTGCCAGCACAAACGATTTGGTTACAAACGGAGATTTTAGTTTAAGCAATACGGGCTTTACCGGAGCTTACGGATTTGTGAGCGAAACCGATAATAATGCAGTGGGAGGAAAAGGTTTATACCCCGAAGGACGATATGCCATAGATGCGGATGCTAAAGACTACCATCCCAATTTTGCAGGAAAAGGTAGAGGTGGCAGTGGCAACTTTATGATAATAAACGGTGCCGTTATTGCAGGGCAAGCAGTTTGGAAACAAACTATATTGGTGCAACCCAATACATCCTATAATTTCTCTACTTACATCTCATCTGTGAACCCTGCCAATCCTGCCAACTTGCGGTTTCAGATAAATGGAGTGGTGCTTGGTCCTAATATAGTTGCTTCAACAACAGTGGGTAGATGGGATAAGTTTACTGCTACATGGTATTCAGGCTCAAACACCTCAGCTCAAATAGCGATTATAAACGACAACACTATTGCCGGAGGAAACGATTTTGGATTAGATGATATTTCATTTACAAGTACCTGCATTTCTTCTTCGCAACTTACAGTTACTGTAAACCAACCACCAGTGGTGGGCTTTACCAAAACCGATATTACTTGCAGAGGTTTAACTAACGGAACTGCAACGGTTGCAGGCTCCGGAACAGTTGCCCCATATACTTATACATGGAGTAATGGCTCTACTAATGCTACGATTTCAAACTTAGCGGTTGGTACTTACACCGTTACAGTGCGCGACAACAAAACTTGTACCAAAGCAGGCTCTATAGCAATTGCACAACCCGCAGTACTTTCGGTGGTGGCAACACCAACCAATGTAAGTTGTAAAGGTGCAGCAGATGGAAGTGTTTCATTAGCTATTAGTGGAGGCACAGCTCCTTATACTTTTACATGGAGTAATGGTGCTACATCTCAAAATATAACAAACTTAGCACCCGGCACTTACAGTGTTACTGTACACGATGCGCATAGCTGCACACCTGCCATAACCGCTGCAGCCATTACGCAGCCCAATGCTGTGTTGGCATCAACACTAAATGTAACCAATGTTAGTTGCAATGGTGGTAGTAATGGTGCTATTGCACAAAACGTATCTGGCGGCACTGCGCCTTACACTTATGCTTGGAGTACTGGAGCTACTACTGCCAATATTAGTGGTCGCCCGGCAGGAACATATTCAGTAACCATTACAGATAGCAAAGGTTGTACTTTAGAGAAAAGTGCCAACATTACACAACCTGAGGCCGCCACTGTTGCCAATGCCGGAGCGGATATTGGTAACTGCAATAGCTTATTGTTTACTATGGCTGCCAATACGCCTGTTATTGGTTCCGGTACATGGAGCGTAGTAAGTGGCATTGCAGTAATAACCGCGCCTACTTCACCCACTTCGTTGGTTACAGTTACGGGTACTTCTGCAACTTTAAAATGGACAATCACCAACGGATCTTGTGGCTCCACCTCCGATAATGTAGTTTTAAGTAATACAGTAGCATCTGTTTCTGCCAATGCAGGTGCAGATATTACTAGAGTAAATGGCTCTTCTACTTTTGTAATGGCTGCAAACACACCGGCATCAGGCGCTACCGGATTGTGGACATTAGTAAGCGGAACAGCAAGTATTGCTTCACCATCTTCAAAAAATAGCAATGTAACCGTATTGGTTGGAAACGAAGCCTTGCTAGAGTGGAAAGTTACCAAAGGCAATTGCGAAGCACGCGACACCATGCAGATAAAGCACATTTTCCCATATTCAGGCTGTGTTGCCATCAATTCGGGCGAATGGAATGTAGCCACTACTTGGGCAGGGAATTGCAATGGCGGCAACGGCTATCCGGGCATTAACGACACGGCAATTATTTCAGGGAAAACAGTTACAGTGTCCGGAACCTCTGCATGCCAATTATTGCAAATGAGTAATGAATTGGGAGTGGCATCCTTAAATATCCACAATAGCGGGCAGCTAACTATTGTAAAAGATATTCAATTAGATGCATCTGCTCAAAATACCGTAAAAATAGACTTGGCAGGAAATGCAAAATTATTCTTAGGCGGCACCATAGTGCGTAACCAACCACCAATGAATTACGGCAAAATAACCTCTGCACAGGCATCTACCATTTACCTGAATGGAACAGCACAGCAAGTGCTTGCAACTAGTAGAGGAAGAGGCAGCGATGGTATAGAATATCAGAATGTAGTATTCAATAATTCATCGGGTATTAGCCCTGCATTTATTGCAGAAGGAAGAGTGGATGTGCTTAACTCCATTGCTTTACAGAATGGCTGTATTGATATGGGAAGAGACACCATAATGCTTAGCAATAATGAGCACACCTCTGTAACAGGCGGAAGCAATAATAGTTTTGTAATAGGGCAATTTTGCCGATATATTGGCCAATCGGGAAAAACATACCGATGGAGTGTAGGTAGAAGCGGGCAGCAAGGTGAATATTGGTTTGAACTTAAAAACAATCTTTTGGTGGGAACCAGTTATGTATGTGTGGAATTTGATTCTGTACCAGAAGATACTAAAGCAGGTATTAATTTCAGCGATAATGATATGAATGCACAAAACCTATCGCCCGAAGGAATCTGGAGAGTAGAACCGAATGCACAACCGATATTGGGTTCTTACAATGTAACAGTTTCAACCCAAAACTTTTCGGGATTAGTAGATGGCAAATTCGGTTTATTGAAGCGCCCAAGAGGAAGTTCGGTAAGCAGCTGGGGAAAAGGTGGCGGATTATTGCCTGCACTTGGCGATCCACTTAGATTGATCTCTTCTTTAAACACCGCATTAAATACTTTAACCTCCTTTTCTGAATTTGGAATTGGGAATGAAGGAGGCAGCGCACTACCTGTGAAATTAACCTTGTTTGAAGCTAAACCTATTGAGAATAAGTTTATTCGCCTTAAATGGGTTACAGAAACAGAGATAGATAATATGGGTTTTGAAATTCACCGTTCGGCAGATGGTTTAGACTTTAACAATATAGGATGGGTAAATGGTAATGGCAATACCACAGAAACCAAAACATACAGCTACGATGATAAAACCATTGATGCTAACATCCGATACTACTACCGTTTGAAGCAAATTGACTTTGATGGAGACTCTGAATTTAGCCCAATTGCTTCTGCCGAAATTCGCAATCATGGTGGCGTTTTAGAGATTGGAGATTTTACACCCAACCCTGCAAAGAATTCAACTGCAATAAACATTACAACCGATAGCGATATGGATGCTCAATTTACTTTTATTGATATGATGGGTAAAGTGGCCAAACAAGGATTAGTTTCTTTCACCAAAGGCTCGCACTTGTATTATTTCGACATCAATGAACTTGTGGCAGGAAACTACATTGTTGCCATCACCACCAGCGACAGTAAACACAGTAAAAAATTAGTAGTGTATTAA
- a CDS encoding urea transporter yields the protein MEKLLDKIPLANAVLKGVGQIMLQENSYTGLLFLAGLFIGGWQYGAAALLAALIGAITAKLLQYSNSEINAGLYGFSPALVGVALVFLFEASPLVWLIIVGGSAFAAVLQHFFIVRKIPVYTFPFIAITWLLVWLLHNAAFAPAQNSLPSETPLDNTYLLMVLNGYGEVIFQVGLIPSLLFFIAVFIGNKIAALYGLAASLLGALLSLAWGQDIETVQAGLFGFNAVLTALVFAGNTKQHALWVVVGVLITIALNNLLVDWNVFAIVGGVFTFPFVAGTWITLLLKPQISSSK from the coding sequence ATGGAGAAACTTTTAGATAAAATTCCGTTGGCAAACGCAGTTTTAAAAGGTGTTGGGCAAATTATGTTACAAGAAAACAGCTATACAGGACTACTGTTTTTGGCAGGTTTGTTTATAGGAGGTTGGCAGTATGGCGCAGCTGCATTGCTGGCTGCCCTAATTGGCGCTATTACCGCTAAATTGCTTCAATACAGCAACAGCGAAATAAATGCAGGTTTATATGGTTTTAGTCCCGCATTGGTAGGAGTAGCGCTAGTTTTTCTATTTGAAGCATCACCATTAGTTTGGTTAATTATAGTTGGAGGAAGCGCCTTTGCTGCGGTATTGCAGCACTTTTTTATTGTTCGCAAAATTCCTGTATATACATTCCCTTTTATTGCCATTACATGGTTATTGGTGTGGTTGTTGCACAATGCAGCATTTGCTCCGGCACAGAATTCTTTACCATCCGAAACACCTTTAGACAATACTTATTTACTAATGGTGTTGAATGGCTATGGCGAAGTTATTTTCCAAGTTGGGCTTATACCGAGTCTCTTGTTTTTTATAGCAGTGTTTATTGGCAATAAAATTGCAGCGCTCTATGGCTTGGCGGCATCGCTGCTGGGCGCTTTACTTTCCTTAGCTTGGGGACAAGATATTGAAACGGTTCAAGCAGGCTTATTTGGTTTTAATGCCGTATTAACCGCCTTAGTTTTTGCCGGGAACACCAAACAGCACGCCCTTTGGGTTGTAGTAGGCGTACTAATTACCATTGCGCTGAACAACCTTTTGGTTGATTGGAATGTTTTTGCCATAGTGGGGGGCGTGTTTACATTTCCATTTGTAGCAGGAACATGGATTACACTACTGCTTAAACCGCAAATAAGCAGTAGCAAGTAA
- a CDS encoding NAD-dependent epimerase/dehydratase family protein, whose amino-acid sequence MKRLNHIQRVVVTGAAGFIGFHVSKQLLQSSTVVLGIDNLNTYYDVSLKENRLKLLEALPSFEFQKVELSDFGRLSSLFETFKPDAVVHLAAQAGVRYSLQNPLTYADSNLSGFVNMLECCRNYNIQHLVFASSSSVYGANSKVPFAESDVADKPISLYAATKRANELMAYTYSHLFKISCTGLRFFSVYGPWGRPDMAYFKFTRAILNNEAIDVFNDGNLERDFTYVSDVVAAVEKTLHLLPDQEQGVPYKIFNIGNHQPVSVNYFIQTLETIIGKKAIIRHLPMQEGDVPKTFADISAIKGAIGFTPGTDLKKGLTEFVNWYKTYYK is encoded by the coding sequence ATGAAACGTTTGAATCATATTCAAAGAGTAGTAGTAACCGGAGCGGCAGGTTTTATAGGGTTCCATGTAAGTAAGCAATTACTGCAAAGTAGCACTGTTGTGTTGGGTATAGACAATTTGAATACGTACTACGATGTTTCACTAAAAGAAAATCGTTTGAAATTATTGGAGGCGCTGCCGAGTTTTGAATTTCAAAAAGTTGAATTGAGCGATTTTGGCCGACTAAGCTCCTTGTTTGAAACCTTTAAGCCAGATGCTGTGGTACATTTGGCAGCACAGGCAGGTGTACGTTATTCATTGCAAAACCCGCTTACGTATGCAGATAGTAATCTTTCAGGTTTTGTAAATATGCTGGAATGTTGCCGCAACTACAATATCCAGCATTTGGTATTTGCTTCTTCCAGTTCTGTTTATGGAGCCAATTCAAAGGTTCCGTTTGCCGAAAGTGATGTTGCAGATAAGCCAATAAGTCTTTATGCAGCCACAAAGAGAGCTAATGAATTGATGGCATATACTTACAGCCATCTATTTAAAATTTCATGTACCGGATTGCGTTTTTTTAGCGTGTACGGACCCTGGGGGCGACCTGACATGGCGTACTTTAAATTTACACGCGCCATTTTAAATAATGAAGCCATAGATGTGTTTAATGATGGAAATTTAGAACGCGACTTTACTTATGTTTCTGACGTAGTAGCAGCAGTAGAAAAAACGCTGCATCTGTTGCCCGATCAAGAACAAGGCGTTCCTTACAAAATTTTCAATATTGGTAATCACCAACCTGTAAGCGTAAATTACTTTATTCAAACTTTGGAAACCATAATTGGCAAAAAAGCAATTATACGCCATTTGCCCATGCAGGAAGGCGATGTGCCTAAAACATTTGCAGATATAAGCGCCATAAAAGGTGCCATTGGTTTTACACCCGGCACCGATTTAAAGAAAGGCTTAACCGAATTTGTAAACTGGTATAAAACATACTATAAATGA